From Spirochaetota bacterium, the proteins below share one genomic window:
- a CDS encoding S1 RNA-binding domain-containing protein encodes MGTYDDMFLQAMDGEDSLKNHNQQGEVQKGKVISQEDKGFFITTGGKSEMILPSSEMVNTVTVGDEIEFVYTGMKDGIPQVSQKRALYARALENLQKSMEDKVSVSAKIIKIISNKESKNIGYIASIDGVEAFLPFSQIRVPKDESALLGQMVDVVVIKFENDRLVVSERIIRDQLQKENFDTFIVNHKEGDKLLVKVISVSDAFALVSAEGITMFLHVTQFDWKYIKNLNDVLKVGDQFDVIIDTIDTVKKSIKVSRKNAIENPMIIFFNARKVGDNITTKVIRFVRGLTILEDDNGVEILLPISEMSWLNRVSDPKHLLNIGDRVEVKIKEMDNDRHRISVSLRDLLENPWSSADLKYALKTTHEGIITSITDFGIFVAFNDGIQGLIRKEDIEWTTDDINLNEKFKKGDSITALVLNIEASKEKLRLGIKQLSNNPLQDFADTHKIGSIVSGTIITLLKEGVEVDLGNHLVAFIHISQLSTEMVKDVKDVCKVGDLVQAAVRRVNTQQQKIELSIRELTKAEEQKALNTIMSSHVQETPTLGAMFTDLLKKK; translated from the coding sequence ATGGGTACATATGATGATATGTTTTTACAAGCGATGGATGGGGAAGATAGTTTAAAAAATCATAATCAACAAGGTGAAGTACAAAAAGGAAAAGTAATATCACAAGAAGACAAAGGTTTTTTTATAACTACAGGTGGTAAATCAGAGATGATTTTACCAAGTAGTGAAATGGTTAATACCGTTACTGTTGGTGATGAAATTGAATTTGTTTATACAGGTATGAAAGATGGGATTCCTCAAGTATCTCAGAAGAGAGCGCTTTATGCTAGGGCATTAGAAAATTTACAAAAATCTATGGAAGATAAAGTTTCTGTATCAGCAAAAATTATAAAAATAATATCGAATAAAGAATCAAAAAATATAGGTTATATTGCATCAATTGATGGGGTAGAAGCTTTTTTACCTTTTTCTCAAATAAGAGTACCGAAAGACGAAAGTGCATTGCTTGGTCAAATGGTTGATGTTGTTGTAATTAAATTTGAAAATGATAGATTAGTTGTTTCAGAAAGAATTATTAGAGATCAATTACAAAAAGAAAATTTTGATACTTTCATTGTAAATCATAAAGAAGGTGACAAACTTTTAGTAAAAGTAATTTCTGTGTCTGATGCCTTTGCATTAGTATCTGCAGAAGGTATTACTATGTTTTTACATGTCACTCAATTTGATTGGAAATACATTAAAAATCTTAATGATGTATTAAAAGTTGGAGATCAGTTTGATGTTATTATTGATACTATTGATACAGTAAAAAAATCTATCAAAGTATCTCGTAAAAATGCAATCGAAAATCCAATGATTATTTTCTTTAATGCTAGAAAAGTAGGTGATAATATCACTACAAAAGTTATTCGTTTTGTTAGAGGTTTAACAATACTAGAAGATGATAATGGCGTGGAAATTCTTCTTCCTATTAGTGAGATGAGCTGGCTTAATAGAGTTTCTGATCCTAAACATTTGTTAAATATTGGAGATAGAGTAGAAGTCAAAATCAAAGAGATGGATAATGATAGGCACAGGATTTCTGTATCATTAAGAGATTTACTGGAAAATCCATGGTCTAGTGCTGATCTAAAATACGCTCTTAAAACTACCCATGAAGGTATTATTACATCTATTACAGATTTTGGTATTTTTGTAGCTTTCAACGATGGGATTCAAGGTTTAATTAGAAAAGAAGATATAGAGTGGACTACAGATGATATTAATTTAAATGAAAAATTTAAAAAAGGTGACAGTATTACTGCTCTTGTTTTAAATATTGAAGCGTCGAAAGAAAAGCTTCGTTTAGGGATAAAGCAATTATCAAATAATCCTTTACAAGATTTTGCAGACACACATAAAATTGGTTCTATTGTTTCAGGAACAATAATCACTCTTTTAAAAGAGGGTGTTGAAGTAGATCTAGGCAATCACCTGGTTGCTTTTATTCATATCTCTCAATTATCAACAGAAATGGTTAAAGATGTTAAAGATGTTTGTAAAGTTGGGGATCTTGTTCAAGCTGCTGTTCGTAGAGTTAATACACAACAACAAAAAATCGAATTAAGTATTAGAGAGCTTACTAAAGCTGAAGAACAAAAAGCGTTAAATACTATTATGAGTTCACATGTTCAGGAAACTCCAACATTAGGAGCTATGTTTACTGATCTGTTAAAGAAAAAATAA
- a CDS encoding pyridoxal phosphate-dependent aminotransferase, giving the protein MQLSNRINNLKTSPVRKLLPFAEIAKQKGTKIIHLNIGQPDINTPPIFYDAIVEYTKNEKILSYAHSAGLIELRQEIVQYFADYHIDYTVDEVMIVNGGSEAFQFVLTALFDEGDEILVPEPFYANYQSFFSMLNIVVRSIPTKAVDGFHLPSLEEMEKCITSKVKAIMFSSPSNPTGTVYTREETERLITLAEKYDITIISDEVYREFAYGDIKAISFGEYPEIAQRVVIIDSISKRFSACGARIGCVVSKNKELISAVYRQCQARLAAPTLEMVGARALYTLSADFFIPIREEYSLRRDTLFEELHKIEGVFARKPEGAFYCLVGLPVDNAENFASWLLSEFDLNGETIMVAPAEGFYSTRGEGRNEIRICYALERDVLIRAMNILKEGLKAYKKLNK; this is encoded by the coding sequence ATGCAATTATCAAACCGTATTAACAATTTAAAGACTTCTCCTGTTCGCAAATTATTGCCTTTTGCAGAGATAGCAAAACAAAAAGGAACAAAGATTATCCATTTGAATATTGGTCAACCAGATATCAATACACCACCTATTTTTTATGATGCGATTGTGGAATATACTAAAAATGAAAAAATACTTTCTTATGCTCATTCTGCTGGATTGATAGAGCTCAGACAAGAGATAGTACAATATTTTGCAGATTATCATATTGATTATACTGTTGATGAAGTGATGATAGTCAATGGGGGCAGTGAAGCATTTCAATTTGTTTTAACAGCTTTATTTGATGAAGGTGATGAGATTCTTGTGCCCGAACCATTTTATGCGAATTATCAAAGCTTTTTTTCAATGCTTAATATAGTAGTTCGATCTATTCCTACCAAAGCAGTAGATGGTTTTCACCTTCCTTCTTTAGAAGAGATGGAAAAATGCATTACCTCAAAAGTTAAAGCTATTATGTTCTCTAGTCCAAGTAATCCTACAGGAACTGTTTATACAAGAGAAGAGACAGAGAGACTTATTACTTTGGCAGAAAAATATGATATCACTATTATTTCAGATGAAGTATATAGGGAATTTGCTTATGGCGATATCAAGGCAATAAGTTTTGGTGAATATCCAGAAATTGCTCAGCGTGTAGTGATTATTGATTCTATCTCAAAAAGATTTTCTGCTTGTGGGGCTCGAATTGGTTGTGTAGTCAGTAAAAACAAAGAATTAATAAGTGCAGTTTATAGACAATGCCAAGCTCGTTTGGCTGCCCCAACACTAGAAATGGTAGGAGCAAGAGCTTTGTACACATTATCTGCTGATTTTTTCATCCCTATTCGAGAAGAATATAGTCTTCGTAGAGATACTCTTTTTGAAGAATTACACAAAATTGAAGGTGTATTTGCACGCAAGCCTGAAGGAGCTTTTTATTGTTTAGTAGGTTTGCCTGTTGATAATGCAGAAAACTTTGCTTCTTGGTTATTGAGTGAATTTGATCTCAATGGAGAGACGATAATGGTTGCTCCTGCAGAAGGTTTCTATTCAACTAGAGGTGAAGGGCGTAATGAAATTCGTATTTGTTATGCTTTGGAAAGAGATGTTTTAATCCGTGCTATGAATATTTTGAAAGAAGGTCTAAAAGCTTACAAAAAATTAAATAAATAA
- a CDS encoding dicarboxylate/amino acid:cation symporter gives MNAKKSFLNWYLSINLLLKITIAIVLGSIVGVLLIVLEVDTESYISIVNPLGDVLIRLLKMIVIPVVSLSLIVGAASLAPSKLGSVGIKILIFYFVTNAAAVFLGLLSANIFKPGLGMNLVSDIATVITVKPPQSMVQVFLNIIPTNPIESLVKGDILPIIFFSFLFGISIAILKEKKVKGAQALLEVLEGAVEAIYVIVGGVMQYAPIGVFALISIVFAIHGAKVLGPLLFVIVICYITYIVQLFLVFGGMLAMSKLNVFVFFKKTTQAFITAFVTRSSSGTLPVSMNSMENLGVPRAISSFTLPLGATINMNGTAIYLGICAMFVGYATNTPLTIEQQITTVITASLAAIGTAGIPGAGAIMLLLVFETIGFKFTEGSAIATAYAMILGIDTILDMGRTSLNVGGDMVCTTIITKSENELDETKWS, from the coding sequence ATGAATGCTAAAAAATCGTTCTTAAATTGGTATTTGAGTATTAATCTCTTATTAAAAATCACTATTGCTATTGTTTTGGGTTCTATAGTTGGTGTTCTTCTCATTGTTTTAGAGGTAGATACGGAATCATATATCAGTATAGTAAACCCTCTGGGTGATGTGTTAATTCGATTATTAAAAATGATAGTTATCCCTGTTGTGAGTTTGTCATTGATTGTAGGTGCAGCAAGTTTAGCTCCTTCCAAATTAGGAAGTGTAGGAATCAAAATTCTAATTTTTTATTTTGTTACCAATGCTGCAGCTGTTTTTCTGGGATTATTATCTGCTAATATTTTCAAGCCTGGTTTAGGAATGAATTTAGTATCTGATATTGCAACAGTAATCACTGTAAAGCCACCTCAATCTATGGTGCAAGTATTTCTTAATATTATTCCCACAAATCCTATTGAGTCATTAGTTAAAGGTGATATTTTACCTATTATTTTCTTTTCTTTTCTTTTTGGTATTTCTATAGCTATTTTAAAAGAAAAAAAAGTAAAAGGAGCACAGGCACTTCTCGAAGTTCTTGAAGGAGCTGTGGAGGCTATTTATGTAATAGTTGGTGGAGTAATGCAATATGCACCTATAGGTGTTTTTGCTCTTATTTCTATAGTTTTTGCTATTCATGGTGCTAAAGTATTAGGCCCTTTATTATTCGTTATAGTTATTTGTTATATTACTTATATTGTTCAACTATTTCTTGTATTCGGTGGAATGTTGGCTATGAGCAAACTTAATGTTTTTGTATTTTTCAAAAAAACTACTCAAGCTTTTATTACAGCATTTGTTACTCGTTCTTCTAGTGGGACTTTGCCTGTTTCTATGAATAGCATGGAAAATTTAGGAGTACCTAGGGCTATATCTTCTTTTACTTTACCTCTTGGGGCGACTATCAATATGAATGGTACAGCGATTTATCTTGGTATTTGTGCTATGTTTGTAGGGTATGCAACAAATACGCCTCTTACTATAGAGCAACAAATTACTACTGTGATTACTGCTAGTCTTGCAGCTATTGGTACGGCGGGGATTCCTGGAGCTGGAGCAATTATGCTTTTGTTAGTATTTGAAACAATAGGATTTAAATTCACAGAAGGATCTGCTATTGCAACTGCTTATGCAATGATTTTGGGTATTGATACTATTTTGGATATGGGGCGAACTAGCTTGAATGTTGGTGGTGATATGGTATGTACTACTATTATTACCAAATCCGAGAACGAACTAGACGAAACTAAATGGAGTTAA
- the ald gene encoding alanine dehydrogenase, whose protein sequence is MIIGCPKEIKTHEYRVGLTPPNIKAYVMKGHTIYVESNAGEGIGFTDADYELAGAIVTDKKTLFEKSEMIIKVKEPIAEEYHYFRNNTILYTYLHLAADKTLTEMLLNKKICSIAYETISENRQLPCLAPMSAIAGRLSVQEGAKYIEKTYGGLGLLLGGVPGTPKANVVIIGGGVVGINAAQIAVGIGADVTILDISNERLSYIDQIFNMRIKTLQSNRGSIESILPIADVIIGAVLIPGAKAPKLISKNDLSLMKKGAILVDVAIDQGGCFETSKATTHSDPVYIVDGVVHYCVANMPGAVARTSTLALTNATLIYGLQIAGMGVEEACRTNSAILEGLNTYLGYCTFKGVAEALNIPYTKALTVL, encoded by the coding sequence ATGATTATAGGGTGTCCAAAAGAAATAAAAACCCATGAATATAGGGTAGGTCTTACACCTCCAAACATTAAAGCTTATGTTATGAAAGGGCATACTATTTATGTAGAGTCAAATGCAGGAGAAGGGATTGGCTTTACAGATGCTGATTATGAATTAGCTGGAGCTATTGTTACAGACAAAAAAACTCTTTTTGAAAAATCAGAAATGATTATTAAAGTCAAAGAACCAATAGCAGAAGAGTATCATTATTTTCGAAATAATACTATTCTTTATACATACTTGCATCTAGCAGCGGATAAAACCCTTACAGAAATGCTCTTGAACAAAAAAATATGTTCTATTGCTTATGAAACAATTTCTGAAAATCGACAACTACCTTGTTTGGCTCCTATGAGTGCCATTGCAGGTCGTTTGTCTGTTCAAGAAGGTGCTAAATATATAGAAAAAACTTATGGTGGATTAGGACTTCTTCTTGGTGGTGTTCCAGGTACTCCAAAAGCAAATGTTGTGATTATAGGTGGTGGCGTTGTTGGAATTAATGCTGCTCAAATAGCTGTGGGTATAGGGGCTGATGTTACTATTTTAGATATTAGTAACGAAAGACTTTCCTATATTGATCAGATTTTTAATATGCGTATCAAAACATTACAAAGTAATAGAGGAAGTATAGAAAGTATTCTTCCTATTGCAGATGTGATCATAGGAGCTGTTCTTATTCCTGGAGCAAAAGCACCAAAATTAATTAGTAAAAATGATTTATCCTTGATGAAAAAAGGAGCGATATTAGTAGATGTGGCGATAGATCAAGGAGGATGTTTTGAAACATCCAAAGCCACTACGCATAGCGATCCTGTTTATATTGTTGATGGTGTTGTTCATTATTGTGTAGCTAATATGCCTGGAGCTGTGGCTCGTACCTCAACTTTAGCACTAACTAATGCTACGCTGATTTATGGCTTACAAATTGCTGGTATGGGCGTGGAAGAAGCTTGTCGAACAAATAGTGCTATTCTAGAGGGTCTTAATACCTATCTGGGATATTGTACTTTTAAAGGTGTTGCAGAAGCTTTAAATATACCTTACACTAAAGCGTTAACAGTATTATAA
- a CDS encoding BatD family protein, which produces MHYIISLFIIFFQITLFATDPVIRISVNPPAIGTNEVAEIRIDVYNESLSEIPSPSTNSQKFNISYKGMSSQRQLININGNIQVKNIYAYIYQFTPNSTGKINIPTFIITTKKGKQIYSESSSITVENTDRLQAPNPKRGGNPFSMFVEGPTEAFLQLDVTRNKLYQNTGLIADLYLFSDDTDFLNQRKRAQQAYPPRFDGGLVHSITIPEQTEIITRTFGTSVLYGKLITKYIIFPLEKGKLNFYPPAFYIQSGIRNFNIVGDPIEIESIPITKNLTYIGDELTLSVNLSQNKMNATEEQILTFSIEGDGNVDFFVDPFKNLLLTNLFISSPTSTLELGIEDSNNSNNIYMKKVFTYTIIPKQEGSYTIPSVTLNYADNSGNFTSSKTEAFTLQVSANNSQQNTTTKKMTLLPEISQTFFYNSGIQYIIGSLIIGLLIMFVSVLQAIKINKLSTDINYARASGAQKRLQQIMAHSEKAIKDNQYKEAARLIRQSVLYFCADKFSISNSSSPQDILDYLEKNNIEFAFQTGFLQLLNILDFHAFATTPSDNQIKNYLSEAYTILNEINKIKIK; this is translated from the coding sequence ATGCACTATATTATTTCTCTCTTTATTATCTTTTTTCAAATAACTCTTTTTGCTACAGATCCTGTAATTCGTATTAGCGTAAATCCTCCTGCTATAGGAACTAATGAAGTTGCTGAAATCAGAATTGATGTTTATAATGAATCTTTATCAGAAATACCAAGTCCTTCTACTAATTCTCAGAAATTCAATATATCATACAAAGGAATGTCATCTCAGCGTCAATTAATAAATATCAATGGTAATATACAGGTAAAAAATATTTATGCTTATATTTATCAATTCACACCTAACTCAACAGGAAAAATAAATATTCCAACTTTTATTATTACCACTAAAAAAGGCAAACAGATCTATAGTGAATCCAGTTCTATCACTGTAGAAAATACAGATAGATTGCAAGCACCGAATCCAAAGCGTGGTGGAAATCCATTTAGTATGTTTGTAGAAGGGCCTACAGAGGCTTTTTTGCAGTTAGATGTTACAAGAAATAAACTTTATCAAAATACAGGACTAATTGCTGATCTTTATCTCTTTTCTGATGATACTGATTTTTTAAATCAAAGAAAAAGAGCTCAGCAAGCCTATCCTCCAAGATTTGATGGAGGATTAGTACATTCTATTACTATTCCTGAACAAACTGAGATTATCACGAGAACATTTGGTACTAGTGTTTTGTATGGTAAGCTTATTACTAAATACATTATTTTTCCATTAGAAAAAGGAAAACTAAATTTTTATCCCCCAGCATTCTATATCCAAAGTGGAATACGCAATTTTAATATTGTAGGCGATCCCATAGAAATCGAATCTATCCCTATTACTAAGAATCTTACTTATATTGGTGATGAATTAACTCTCTCTGTCAACCTTTCCCAAAACAAAATGAACGCTACCGAGGAACAAATATTAACTTTCAGTATTGAAGGCGATGGAAATGTGGATTTTTTTGTCGATCCATTCAAAAATTTATTATTAACTAATTTGTTTATTTCATCACCAACAAGCACCTTAGAATTAGGTATTGAAGATTCTAATAATTCCAATAATATCTATATGAAAAAAGTGTTTACTTATACTATTATACCAAAGCAAGAAGGCTCATATACTATTCCATCAGTAACACTTAATTATGCTGATAACTCTGGAAATTTTACAAGCTCCAAAACAGAGGCTTTTACTTTACAAGTATCTGCTAATAATTCTCAACAAAATACCACTACAAAAAAAATGACTTTGTTACCAGAAATATCACAAACATTCTTTTATAATTCTGGTATTCAATATATAATAGGATCTCTTATTATAGGTTTGTTGATTATGTTTGTATCAGTTTTACAAGCAATAAAAATCAACAAACTTTCTACAGATATCAATTATGCTCGTGCTAGTGGAGCACAAAAGCGTCTTCAACAAATTATGGCTCATAGTGAAAAAGCAATAAAAGATAATCAATACAAAGAAGCTGCTCGCCTTATTAGACAAAGTGTTTTATATTTTTGTGCTGATAAATTTAGTATTAGTAACTCATCATCTCCTCAAGATATTCTTGATTACCTTGAAAAAAATAATATTGAATTTGCTTTTCAAACAGGGTTTTTACAATTACTTAACATTTTAGATTTCCATGCTTTTGCAACAACTCCTTCAGATAATCAAATAAAAAATTATCTATCCGAAGCTTATACTATTTTGAATGAAATCAACAAAATAAAAATCAAATAA
- a CDS encoding polyprenol monophosphomannose synthase codes for MESNMKGLVIIPTYNEVGNIERIIPQIINNYDLDVLVVDDNSPDGTAELVRSLNEFDTRIFLLDRQIKDGLGRAYIAGFKKALELGYDFVIQMDADLSHDPKDLKHFINKIITGAQVVLGSRYVDGVRILDWDVKRLFLSICANFYAKITTGVPYTDLTGGYNAYTKEVLEKIDLDHIHAKGYMFQIEMKSSAYYAGFNIQEAPIVFVDRTIGETKLQGSIIYEAIWGCPLIRVRKIFALLPIKK; via the coding sequence ATGGAGAGTAACATGAAAGGTCTTGTAATCATTCCTACATACAATGAAGTAGGTAATATAGAACGAATTATTCCCCAGATTATTAATAATTATGATCTTGATGTATTGGTAGTAGATGATAATTCTCCAGATGGTACAGCAGAATTAGTAAGATCTCTCAATGAATTTGATACAAGAATTTTTCTTCTTGATAGACAAATAAAAGATGGATTAGGAAGAGCTTACATTGCTGGGTTTAAAAAAGCCTTAGAATTAGGTTATGATTTTGTCATACAAATGGACGCTGATCTATCACACGATCCTAAAGACTTGAAACATTTTATTAATAAAATTATTACAGGAGCACAAGTCGTACTAGGCTCTCGTTATGTTGATGGGGTGAGAATTTTGGATTGGGATGTAAAGAGATTGTTTTTGAGTATCTGTGCTAATTTTTATGCTAAAATTACCACAGGAGTGCCTTATACGGATCTTACTGGTGGTTATAATGCTTATACCAAAGAAGTGCTTGAAAAGATTGATTTAGACCATATTCATGCTAAAGGATATATGTTTCAAATTGAAATGAAATCGTCAGCTTATTATGCGGGTTTTAATATTCAAGAAGCACCTATTGTTTTTGTGGATAGAACTATTGGTGAGACCAAATTACAAGGTAGTATTATCTATGAAGCTATCTGGGGTTGTCCTCTAATCAGGGTAAGAAAAATATTTGCTTTATTACCAATAAAAAAATAA
- a CDS encoding 1-deoxy-D-xylulose-5-phosphate reductoisomerase: MENIILLGATGSVGFSVLDIIRTYPDKFTLYGFTAWSNIDKTVALIKEFSPKYVVLKQKHDSLPLLFPHIEFMYGEEGLKNICQISEAPTIVSALLGMNGFIPAFEALNQGKKLIIANKEALVAGGKFLTQAANKYGGLIIPLDSEHLALFDLIRGKQKKEIKELVLTASGGPFLHRNIDASITKKEVLNHPTWIMGASITVGSALMINKGLEVIEAMRLFDLPENQIRVLIHPQSLVHGAINTKGGHWHLLASPADMRYPALHALFYPETPHDTPFGEYDPTLKALEFFEPDYNKFPLLSLARQVAREDGLLPTVLCAVMEVVIEQFLNDNIAFHKIPDIFQEIIQEYPNNKNPEIEEILIADKKAKILALERITYKGNDLR; this comes from the coding sequence ATGGAAAACATTATTTTACTTGGCGCGACAGGATCTGTAGGGTTTTCTGTACTTGATATTATACGCACTTATCCTGACAAATTTACTTTATATGGATTTACAGCTTGGTCTAATATTGATAAAACAGTGGCTCTTATTAAAGAGTTTTCTCCAAAATATGTTGTTCTTAAACAAAAACATGATAGCCTACCTCTTTTGTTTCCTCATATAGAATTCATGTATGGGGAAGAGGGCTTAAAAAACATCTGTCAAATATCTGAAGCTCCAACAATAGTATCAGCATTACTAGGAATGAATGGATTTATTCCTGCTTTCGAAGCATTAAATCAAGGTAAAAAATTAATTATCGCCAACAAAGAAGCACTCGTTGCTGGTGGTAAATTTTTAACACAAGCTGCTAACAAATATGGGGGATTGATTATTCCTCTTGATAGCGAACATCTTGCTCTCTTTGATCTTATTCGTGGTAAACAAAAAAAAGAGATAAAAGAACTTGTTTTGACAGCTTCTGGAGGACCATTTTTACATCGTAATATTGATGCAAGTATTACGAAAAAAGAAGTTCTCAATCATCCTACTTGGATTATGGGTGCTAGTATTACCGTTGGTAGTGCTCTCATGATTAATAAAGGGCTTGAAGTCATCGAAGCAATGCGTTTATTTGATCTTCCAGAAAATCAAATACGCGTATTAATACATCCTCAATCACTTGTCCATGGTGCTATCAATACCAAAGGTGGGCATTGGCATTTGCTTGCTTCTCCAGCTGACATGCGTTATCCAGCATTACATGCTCTTTTCTATCCCGAAACACCCCATGATACACCTTTCGGTGAATATGATCCTACACTAAAAGCTCTAGAATTCTTTGAGCCTGATTATAATAAATTCCCTTTATTATCTTTGGCTAGACAAGTTGCTCGAGAAGATGGATTGTTACCAACGGTACTTTGTGCTGTTATGGAAGTGGTCATTGAACAGTTTTTAAATGATAATATTGCATTTCATAAGATTCCTGATATTTTTCAAGAAATTATTCAAGAATATCCAAATAATAAAAATCCAGAAATAGAAGAAATTTTAATTGCAGATAAAAAAGCAAAAATTCTTGCTTTGGAACGCATTACTTATAAAGGAAACGACCTAAGATAA
- a CDS encoding bifunctional methylenetetrahydrofolate dehydrogenase/methenyltetrahydrofolate cyclohydrolase (catalyzes the formation of 5,10-methenyltetrahydrofolate from 5,10-methylenetetrahydrofolate and subsequent formation of 10-formyltetrahydrofolate from 5,10-methenyltetrahydrofolate), whose amino-acid sequence MVLNGYLLSQQKNEELKQILTRYPKISLATILVGDDQASHIYINAKIKACHNVGIIPIPLFLSKDITKQELLKKIEELNEDSSIHGILVQLPLPSHLDSYHILAAIKPQKDVDCFHPFNIGNLYAGVSDFAPATSTGILMLLDSIKEQWNLESKNAVIVGASNIVGKPTAMLLLQKNATITIAHKKTNNLKELCLTADLIVVAAGKINLITEDMVKQGAVVMDVGMNRIQHGKHSILVGDVDFENVKKKSFAITPVPKGVGPMTISALLYNLYFLYNKYHSKNNNDLR is encoded by the coding sequence ATTGTATTAAATGGCTACTTATTATCGCAACAAAAAAATGAAGAACTCAAACAAATTTTAACACGATATCCCAAAATTTCTCTAGCAACGATACTAGTTGGTGACGATCAAGCATCTCATATCTATATAAATGCCAAAATTAAAGCGTGTCATAATGTAGGTATTATTCCTATTCCTTTATTTTTGTCAAAAGATATAACGAAACAAGAGTTGTTGAAAAAGATAGAAGAATTGAATGAAGATTCTTCGATACATGGTATTTTGGTACAATTACCTTTGCCATCTCATCTTGATAGTTATCATATTTTAGCAGCTATAAAACCTCAAAAAGATGTAGATTGTTTTCATCCTTTTAATATTGGTAATTTATATGCTGGCGTTTCTGATTTTGCACCTGCAACATCAACTGGAATATTAATGCTTTTGGATTCGATCAAAGAACAATGGAATTTAGAATCGAAAAATGCAGTTATCGTAGGAGCTAGTAATATTGTAGGAAAGCCAACAGCAATGTTATTATTACAAAAAAATGCTACTATTACTATTGCTCACAAAAAAACTAATAATCTTAAAGAATTATGTTTGACAGCAGATTTGATTGTTGTAGCAGCAGGTAAAATAAATCTTATCACTGAAGATATGGTTAAACAAGGGGCTGTGGTTATGGATGTTGGAATGAATAGAATTCAACACGGTAAACATTCTATTTTAGTTGGAGATGTAGATTTTGAAAATGTAAAGAAAAAATCTTTTGCTATTACTCCAGTTCCCAAAGGGGTTGGACCTATGACGATATCGGCATTGTTGTATAATCTCTATTTTTTATATAATAAATATCATTCTAAAAATAATAACGACCTAAGATAA
- a CDS encoding metal ABC transporter permease, translating into MESLFQYSFFQYSIGISVVLSLLFALISFIIVTRKLTFLAIGTEHAAFGGVGLANYLHTDQLFTTIFFCAFVTVLAGRSHQKSSDMGISMLFSGAMAFGMILLSIGGNSFNLFSFLFGDLIGVTAKEFVFTTIITTIILLIVLPNISKILFIIFDRDTAEVSGVDVDFWDTIIYIILSISIILGIKLVGVLLVAAMTVLPSAFALLWQKNTIITLIISFIFSIFVMVGGIILSFSLDIAPGALIVSLAVILYFIGKLNQQLKIKI; encoded by the coding sequence GTGGAATCATTATTTCAATATTCTTTTTTTCAATATTCTATAGGGATTTCTGTAGTATTATCTTTGTTATTTGCATTAATATCGTTTATTATTGTAACTAGAAAACTCACTTTTTTGGCGATAGGTACAGAACATGCGGCTTTTGGTGGGGTTGGATTGGCGAATTATTTGCATACAGATCAATTATTTACAACAATATTTTTTTGTGCTTTTGTTACGGTGTTGGCAGGACGCTCTCATCAAAAATCATCTGATATGGGTATAAGTATGTTATTTTCTGGAGCTATGGCTTTTGGGATGATTTTATTATCAATAGGTGGTAATTCTTTTAATTTATTCAGTTTTTTATTTGGTGATCTGATAGGAGTAACTGCAAAAGAATTTGTCTTTACTACAATCATCACGACAATAATTTTGTTGATTGTTTTACCAAATATAAGTAAAATATTATTCATAATTTTTGACAGAGATACAGCAGAAGTTTCAGGAGTTGATGTAGATTTTTGGGACACAATAATTTATATAATACTTTCTATAAGTATTATTTTGGGAATAAAGTTAGTAGGGGTATTATTGGTGGCGGCGATGACAGTATTACCTTCTGCTTTTGCATTATTGTGGCAAAAAAATACAATAATAACATTGATAATTTCTTTTATATTTTCTATATTTGTAATGGTAGGTGGTATTATTTTATCGTTTTCTTTGGATATTGCACCGGGAGCATTAATAGTATCTTTAGCTGTGATTTTGTATTTTATAGGAAAACTCAATCAACAATTAAAAATTAAAATATAG